A single region of the Acidobacteriota bacterium genome encodes:
- a CDS encoding aspartate aminotransferase family protein produces the protein MTVALDVATPSRSRSLELPPCDHRPRPYAGATREEILALRRQHVNPALFTLYSDPVMLVEGHRQYVWDETGRRYLDLFAGICTVACGHSHPRIVAAVQEQMALLAHGSTAFLHPNMPRFAEALLAKLPPSLDRIYFVNSGSEANDLAIQMARLHTGHADVIGIRNAYHGGSAPTGALTGIHTWKSGVQRGGPVHHALNPDPYRNPFSGTPEQIASRSAEDVAELIRYSTPGQVAAFISEPIQGAGGVTMGAPNYLPEVYDIVRAHGGVCIADEVQTGFGRTGDNFWGFERSGVVPEIVTMAKGIGNGLPLAAVATTSEIAAALAQRLHINTFGGNPLVSAAGLAVLEVIEEEGLQRNALALGSRLLAGLRALAHDHEAIGDVRGQGLMIGVELVADRKARTPGTALTGRVLDELKDLGALVGKGGLYGNVLRIKPPLVLTDADVEFALAAMDEALTRAAK, from the coding sequence ATGACCGTGGCACTCGACGTCGCGACCCCTTCCCGATCCCGTTCCCTGGAGTTGCCTCCGTGCGATCACCGGCCGAGACCCTACGCGGGCGCCACCCGCGAGGAGATCCTCGCCCTGCGCCGGCAGCACGTGAACCCGGCCCTGTTCACCCTCTACAGCGACCCCGTGATGCTGGTGGAGGGTCACCGGCAGTACGTCTGGGACGAAACCGGCCGTCGCTATCTCGATCTGTTCGCCGGCATCTGCACCGTTGCCTGCGGTCATTCGCACCCCAGGATCGTCGCCGCGGTCCAGGAGCAGATGGCGTTGCTGGCGCACGGATCGACCGCCTTCCTCCACCCGAACATGCCGCGCTTCGCCGAGGCATTGCTGGCCAAGCTGCCTCCGAGTCTGGACCGGATCTACTTCGTGAACAGCGGCAGCGAGGCGAACGATCTGGCGATCCAGATGGCCCGGCTTCACACCGGCCACGCCGACGTCATCGGCATCCGCAACGCCTACCACGGCGGCAGCGCGCCGACCGGGGCGCTGACCGGCATTCACACGTGGAAGTCCGGCGTGCAGCGCGGCGGGCCGGTGCACCACGCGCTCAACCCCGACCCCTACCGCAATCCGTTCTCCGGAACGCCCGAACAGATCGCCAGCCGCTCCGCCGAGGACGTGGCCGAACTCATCCGCTACTCCACCCCGGGCCAGGTCGCCGCCTTCATCTCCGAGCCGATCCAGGGAGCCGGAGGCGTGACGATGGGCGCACCGAACTACCTCCCGGAGGTCTACGACATCGTCCGGGCGCACGGCGGCGTCTGCATCGCCGACGAGGTGCAGACCGGCTTCGGCCGGACCGGCGACAACTTCTGGGGCTTCGAGCGCTCCGGCGTCGTCCCCGAGATCGTCACGATGGCGAAGGGCATCGGCAACGGCCTTCCGCTCGCGGCCGTGGCCACCACGTCGGAGATCGCCGCCGCCCTGGCGCAGAGACTCCACATCAACACGTTCGGCGGCAATCCGCTGGTGTCGGCGGCCGGACTCGCGGTCCTTGAAGTGATCGAGGAGGAGGGCCTCCAGCGGAACGCGCTGGCCCTCGGCAGCCGACTGCTCGCCGGACTGCGGGCGCTGGCGCACGACCACGAAGCGATCGGCGATGTCCGCGGCCAGGGCCTGATGATCGGCGTCGAACTGGTCGCCGACCGGAAAGCCAGGACGCCGGGCACCGCCCTGACCGGCCGTGTCCTCGACGAACTCAAGGACCTCGGCGCCCTCGTCGGCAAGGGCGGCCTCTACGGCAATGTGCTCCGGATCAAGCCGCCTCTGGTGCTGACCGACGCCGATGTCGAGTTCGCGCTGGCGGCGATGGATGAGGCGCTGACGCGGGCTGCGAAGTAG
- a CDS encoding acetyl-CoA acetyltransferase: MASKGICDRVAIVGMGCTKFGEHWDRSASDLLVDAVQEAYGSAGIEPDNVDAYWLGTTGSGISGLTLSEPLKIQYKPVTRLENMCATGSEAMRNAAYAVASGAYDLVMAVGVEKLKDSGFSGLTGSAPPGDGTESGMTAPANFSLLAPAYAEKYGVDLETMRDVLTKIAYKNHYNGARNEKAQFQREVPVEKINSSPKIAGMLGIMDCSGVSDGAAAAVICRAEDAHKYNDNPIFIKALSFVAGPAEGAKRQDYDFTTFPEVVESARDAYEQAGIEDPREQISMAEVHDCFTPTELVLMEDLGFSPRGQAWKDTMDGRFDLHGDQPVNPDGGLKSFGHPIGASGLRMMYEMWLQLRGEAGERQIADPKVGLTHNLGGAPGRCVSFVSVVGL, translated from the coding sequence ATGGCCAGTAAGGGAATCTGTGATCGCGTAGCTATCGTCGGCATGGGCTGCACCAAGTTCGGCGAACACTGGGACCGCAGCGCCAGCGACCTGCTGGTCGATGCCGTGCAGGAGGCCTACGGCTCCGCCGGGATCGAGCCGGACAATGTCGACGCGTACTGGCTGGGCACGACGGGCAGCGGCATCTCGGGCCTTACGCTCTCCGAGCCGCTCAAGATCCAGTACAAGCCGGTCACCCGGCTCGAGAACATGTGCGCCACCGGCAGCGAGGCGATGCGCAACGCCGCCTACGCGGTCGCGTCCGGCGCCTACGACCTGGTCATGGCCGTCGGCGTCGAGAAGCTGAAGGACTCCGGGTTCTCCGGCCTCACGGGCAGCGCCCCTCCGGGCGACGGCACCGAGTCCGGCATGACCGCTCCGGCCAACTTCTCGCTCCTGGCGCCCGCGTACGCCGAGAAGTACGGCGTTGACCTGGAGACGATGCGCGACGTGCTCACCAAGATCGCGTACAAGAACCACTACAACGGCGCCCGCAACGAGAAGGCGCAGTTCCAGCGAGAGGTGCCGGTCGAGAAGATCAACTCCTCGCCCAAGATCGCCGGAATGCTCGGCATCATGGACTGCTCGGGTGTCTCCGACGGCGCTGCCGCCGCGGTGATCTGCCGCGCCGAGGACGCGCACAAGTACAACGACAACCCGATCTTCATCAAGGCGCTGTCGTTCGTGGCCGGTCCGGCCGAGGGCGCGAAGCGGCAGGACTACGACTTCACCACGTTCCCCGAGGTCGTCGAGAGCGCCAGGGACGCGTACGAGCAGGCGGGCATCGAGGATCCGCGGGAGCAGATCAGCATGGCCGAGGTCCACGACTGCTTCACGCCGACGGAGCTCGTCCTCATGGAGGACCTCGGGTTCTCACCGCGCGGTCAGGCCTGGAAGGACACGATGGACGGCCGCTTCGACCTCCACGGCGACCAGCCGGTCAACCCGGACGGCGGCCTGAAGAGCTTCGGCCATCCGATCGGCGCCTCCGGCCTGCGGATGATGTACGAGATGTGGCTGCAGCTCCGCGGCGAGGCCGGTGAGCGGCAGATCGCCGATCCCAAGGTGGGGCTGACCCACAACCTCGGCGGCGCCCCTGGCCGCTGCGTCAGCTTCGTCTCGGTCGTCGGGCTGTAG
- a CDS encoding P1 family peptidase, with protein MAEDPGLTAVEGLRVGQFTYEERPTGCTVVLALDGAIGAVDVRGGAPATRETALLSPHNMIQELHAVVLSGGSAYGLDASGGVMRYLEEQDVGYRVGAGVVPIVVAASLMDLGMGGASKPRPDAECGYTAAAAASTGPVAQGNVGAGAGATVGKMGGRGSRMKGGLGSASIKLEQGPLAGLVVAALVAVNAVGDVIDPATGQVVAGVRGPNDELLDARKLLRSGLGRDRRASRREAENRENTTIAVVATNATLNQAEATRMAQMAHDGLARSIVPSHTPGDGDTVFAIATGVLEGPADVSRIGALAAEALADAVLNSVRNAESLPGILAVRDLP; from the coding sequence TTGGCTGAAGACCCCGGCCTGACCGCGGTCGAGGGGCTGCGAGTCGGCCAGTTCACCTACGAGGAGCGGCCCACCGGCTGCACCGTCGTGCTCGCGTTGGATGGCGCGATCGGCGCGGTCGACGTCCGGGGTGGGGCGCCGGCCACTCGCGAGACGGCCCTGCTGAGTCCCCACAACATGATCCAGGAGCTCCACGCGGTGGTCCTGAGCGGCGGCAGCGCCTACGGTCTCGACGCGTCGGGAGGGGTGATGCGCTACCTCGAGGAGCAGGACGTCGGCTACCGGGTCGGGGCCGGCGTGGTGCCGATCGTCGTCGCCGCGTCGCTCATGGATCTCGGCATGGGCGGCGCCAGCAAGCCGCGGCCGGACGCCGAATGCGGCTACACGGCCGCGGCGGCGGCCAGCACGGGTCCGGTGGCCCAGGGCAACGTCGGCGCCGGCGCCGGCGCCACGGTGGGCAAGATGGGTGGACGGGGATCGCGGATGAAGGGCGGCCTCGGCAGTGCGTCGATCAAGCTGGAGCAGGGACCGTTGGCGGGCCTGGTGGTCGCGGCTCTCGTCGCGGTCAACGCGGTGGGCGACGTGATCGACCCGGCTACCGGTCAGGTGGTGGCGGGGGTGCGCGGTCCGAACGATGAGTTGCTCGACGCCCGCAAGCTGCTGCGGAGCGGTCTCGGCCGCGACCGCCGCGCCAGCCGGCGGGAGGCGGAGAACCGGGAGAACACGACGATCGCCGTGGTCGCGACGAACGCGACCCTGAACCAGGCCGAGGCGACCCGCATGGCGCAGATGGCCCACGATGGTCTCGCCCGCTCGATCGTTCCCTCGCATACGCCGGGCGACGGCGACACGGTGTTCGCGATCGCCACCGGCGTCCTTGAAGGGCCGGCGGATGTCAGCCGCATCGGCGCGCTCGCGGCCGAGGCGCTCGCCGACGCGGTGCTCAACAGTGTGCGGAATGCGGAGTCGCTTCCCGGCATTCTCGCCGTCCGCGACCTGCCCTGA
- a CDS encoding SLC13 family permease: MTYEIAFLLVVLAAMVVLFLTEKLPIDLTAFLGLTLLVFMGYVAVDQAFTGFASSAVITMLSIFIVSAGLMQTGVADLVGGAIHRFVGSREVPLIVAVMLVAGVLSMFMNNIAATAVLMPAVASLGRRAHLSPSRLFLPLAFGAILGGTATMVGTPPNILAASMLRDRGLEPFGLFDFTPFGLVLLLGGVAFMLTLGRRLLPGRRTGAVGRRESELADLYGLHEGLFSIRIPAASQLDGATLRETRLGTTLGVQLLGIARGEDWRLAPKDDMRLLAGDELVVQGDAEEVQQMLRLQGVDVGTATTLGTATTGEIGAPEAGVTALRARVPAVSPLAGSTLAETRFREHWRVFVIAVERDGEVHVDRLGDLPLEKGDLLYGLFGGDAPELASDVLEIEETGPAVLHRLDDQPLLVIRVPENSALLASGAGVEWMGRLMELTVVAVERGREVIWGPGPQIRFEAGDQLFVKGRERRLRALLRMGGVELTAGVSAPTFESEEVGMAEATLAPRSRLAGRSLEEIEFRDRYGVQVLAIWREGRPIRSGLAELALRVGDALLLQGRRGRLGLLSRERDLVLLSDVAEEPRRMNKAPFAVGCLALMVGLVVTGLAPIQVAAFASASLIVLCGALTMEEAYRAVEWRAIFLVAAILPVGSAMESSGTAALLASSVMELAGPAGPYAVLAALVLLSSLLSQCLDGAPAVVLLTPVVLEAASGLGLSPYPLMMGVALAASAAFMTPFSHKANLLVMGAGGYRSMDYLRVGTPLTVVLLAVIVWMVPLIFPF, from the coding sequence ATGACCTACGAGATCGCCTTCCTGCTGGTCGTCCTGGCGGCCATGGTCGTCCTGTTCCTGACCGAGAAGCTGCCGATCGACCTGACCGCGTTCCTCGGTCTGACCCTGCTGGTCTTCATGGGCTACGTCGCCGTTGACCAGGCGTTCACCGGCTTCGCATCTTCGGCGGTCATCACGATGCTGTCGATCTTCATCGTCAGCGCCGGGCTGATGCAGACGGGGGTGGCAGACCTGGTGGGCGGTGCGATTCATCGGTTCGTCGGCAGCCGCGAGGTGCCCCTGATCGTCGCCGTGATGCTGGTCGCGGGCGTGCTTTCGATGTTCATGAACAACATCGCGGCCACCGCCGTCTTGATGCCGGCGGTGGCGAGTCTCGGCCGGCGAGCGCACCTGTCGCCGTCCCGGCTGTTCCTGCCGTTGGCGTTCGGAGCCATTCTGGGTGGTACCGCGACGATGGTCGGGACGCCGCCGAACATCCTGGCGGCCTCGATGCTGCGGGACCGGGGACTCGAGCCGTTCGGCCTCTTCGACTTCACGCCGTTCGGCCTCGTGTTGCTGTTGGGCGGCGTGGCCTTCATGCTGACCCTGGGGCGCCGGCTGCTGCCGGGTCGCAGAACCGGAGCGGTGGGTCGGCGTGAATCGGAACTCGCGGATCTCTACGGCCTCCATGAGGGCCTGTTCTCGATCCGGATTCCGGCGGCTTCGCAGCTCGACGGGGCGACCCTGCGCGAGACGCGGTTGGGGACGACGCTTGGCGTGCAGCTTCTCGGCATCGCGCGCGGCGAGGACTGGCGGCTGGCGCCGAAGGACGACATGCGCCTGCTGGCCGGCGACGAACTGGTTGTGCAGGGCGATGCCGAGGAGGTGCAGCAGATGCTGCGCCTCCAGGGCGTCGATGTCGGCACGGCCACGACCCTCGGCACGGCCACGACGGGCGAGATCGGCGCGCCGGAGGCGGGCGTGACCGCGCTCAGGGCGCGGGTGCCGGCCGTGTCTCCGCTGGCCGGGAGCACGCTGGCCGAGACTCGGTTCCGCGAGCACTGGCGGGTGTTCGTGATCGCGGTGGAACGCGACGGCGAGGTCCATGTCGACCGGCTTGGCGATCTGCCGCTAGAGAAAGGAGATCTTCTCTACGGGCTGTTTGGCGGCGACGCGCCTGAGCTCGCCTCCGATGTGCTCGAGATCGAGGAGACCGGCCCCGCCGTCCTTCACCGCCTCGACGATCAACCGCTGCTGGTCATTCGGGTACCGGAGAACTCGGCGCTTCTGGCCAGCGGCGCGGGTGTCGAGTGGATGGGCCGGCTGATGGAACTCACCGTGGTGGCGGTCGAGCGGGGTCGCGAAGTGATCTGGGGACCGGGCCCCCAGATCCGGTTCGAGGCCGGAGACCAGCTGTTCGTCAAGGGCAGGGAACGGCGCCTGCGCGCCCTGCTGCGCATGGGCGGCGTCGAGTTGACCGCCGGCGTTTCGGCGCCCACGTTCGAGTCCGAGGAGGTGGGCATGGCCGAGGCCACGCTGGCGCCCCGGTCCCGTCTCGCGGGGCGGAGTCTCGAGGAGATTGAATTCCGCGATCGCTATGGGGTTCAGGTGCTAGCGATCTGGCGCGAGGGGCGGCCGATCCGCAGCGGCTTGGCGGAGCTCGCGCTACGGGTGGGCGACGCGTTGCTACTGCAGGGGCGCCGGGGCCGGCTCGGTCTGCTGTCCCGGGAGCGGGATTTGGTCCTTCTCTCGGATGTCGCGGAGGAGCCGCGCCGCATGAACAAAGCGCCGTTTGCCGTCGGATGCCTCGCCTTGATGGTGGGGCTGGTGGTGACGGGCCTTGCACCCATTCAGGTCGCCGCGTTCGCGTCGGCGAGCCTGATCGTCCTCTGCGGCGCGCTGACGATGGAGGAGGCCTACCGGGCGGTCGAGTGGCGGGCGATCTTCCTGGTGGCGGCGATCCTGCCGGTCGGATCGGCGATGGAGAGCAGCGGGACGGCGGCCCTGTTGGCGAGCAGTGTGATGGAACTGGCGGGTCCGGCCGGGCCGTACGCGGTGCTGGCGGCGCTGGTCCTTCTTTCGAGTCTGCTCAGCCAGTGCCTCGATGGTGCGCCGGCGGTGGTGTTGCTGACGCCGGTTGTCCTGGAGGCTGCCTCGGGCCTCGGTCTGTCGCCCTACCCGCTGATGATG
- a CDS encoding acetylornithine deacetylase/succinyl-diaminopimelate desuccinylase family protein yields MTSVQSDCARVASGLVDRVLSEAAVCGEEAAHFASELIRVPSVNPPGDCYRECAELLGVRLEAGGFETEYIRGPGNDPKRPKINVLGLRRGRRTRPALHLNGHLDVVPPGDGWTVDPFGGEIRDGWLYGRGSADMKAGIAAAVFAAEAVRRSGVNLRGTIEISGTVDEESGGLAGVAHLAAIGRVTSRTTDYVIIPEPFSPTRICIGHRGVLWFRITARGRIAHGSMPFLGVSAIDAAAEAALGLKEAIGDLVTELPVVPEGARRPTINMNSIAGGQVIEGLDASAALDGHGQGLPSPCVADQCELVVDRRYLIEEGPDAVRAEVRGVLDAVEARRPGIQFEVEELLSVLPTHTPNDCALVESLGRAIETATGDAADLVASPGTYDHKHFQRIGGIGQCVAYGPGELEQAHQPDERCLLSDITRSTQVMALTIVDLLS; encoded by the coding sequence ATGACGTCCGTACAGAGCGATTGCGCCCGAGTGGCGTCGGGTCTCGTCGACCGGGTCCTGTCCGAGGCCGCTGTCTGCGGCGAGGAGGCGGCCCACTTCGCGTCGGAGTTGATCCGCGTGCCGTCGGTCAACCCGCCCGGCGATTGCTACCGGGAGTGCGCGGAACTGCTCGGCGTCCGGCTCGAGGCGGGTGGCTTCGAAACGGAGTACATCCGGGGCCCGGGAAACGACCCGAAACGCCCGAAGATCAACGTGCTTGGTCTGCGCCGCGGCCGGCGCACGCGGCCGGCCCTTCACCTCAACGGGCACCTCGATGTCGTGCCGCCGGGAGACGGCTGGACCGTCGACCCGTTCGGCGGCGAGATCAGGGACGGCTGGCTCTACGGCCGCGGCTCGGCGGACATGAAGGCCGGCATCGCCGCGGCCGTGTTCGCCGCGGAAGCGGTCCGCCGCAGCGGCGTCAATCTGCGCGGAACGATCGAGATCAGCGGCACGGTGGACGAGGAGAGCGGCGGGCTGGCGGGCGTCGCTCACCTCGCGGCGATCGGTCGGGTCACCAGCCGAACGACCGACTACGTCATCATCCCCGAACCCTTCAGTCCGACCCGGATCTGCATAGGCCATCGCGGCGTGCTCTGGTTCCGTATCACAGCACGCGGGCGCATCGCCCACGGCTCGATGCCCTTCCTCGGCGTCTCGGCGATCGACGCGGCAGCCGAGGCGGCCCTTGGCCTCAAGGAGGCGATCGGCGACCTCGTCACTGAACTACCCGTGGTGCCGGAAGGAGCTCGCCGGCCGACGATCAACATGAACTCGATCGCCGGCGGCCAAGTCATCGAGGGGCTCGATGCCTCCGCCGCCCTGGACGGTCACGGCCAGGGCCTGCCGTCTCCCTGCGTCGCCGACCAGTGCGAGCTCGTCGTCGACCGGCGCTACCTGATCGAGGAGGGACCTGACGCCGTGCGCGCCGAGGTCCGGGGAGTCCTCGACGCGGTGGAAGCGCGCCGGCCCGGCATTCAGTTCGAAGTCGAGGAGCTGTTGAGCGTCCTTCCGACACACACGCCGAACGACTGCGCCCTGGTCGAATCGCTCGGTCGCGCCATAGAGACTGCGACCGGCGACGCCGCCGATCTGGTGGCGAGCCCCGGCACCTACGATCACAAGCACTTCCAGCGCATCGGCGGCATCGGCCAGTGCGTCGCCTACGGACCGGGCGAACTGGAACAGGCCCACCAGCCGGACGAACGCTGCCTGCTCTCCGACATCACCCGATCGACCCAGGTGATGGCGCTCACGATCGTCGATCTCTTGAGTTAG
- a CDS encoding glucose 1-dehydrogenase produces MAATDDLFRLDGKTAVVTGASSGLGVVFAEALASAGASVVVSARRLDRLEQLAAEIEDSGAKALAVPCDVSREEEVDALATSALDHFGRVDVLVANAGISDPRPAEQEPLDVWQRIVAVNLTGVFLSNRRFGALMLEQGSGSIVNVASVLGVVGAGQIPQASYTASKGGVVNMTRELAAQWARRGVRVNAIGPAWFESEMTEEMFASDQALRWIRRKTPMGRPGRGEELAGPVVFLASDASSYVTGQTLLVDGGWTVI; encoded by the coding sequence ATGGCTGCCACCGACGACCTGTTTCGACTCGACGGCAAGACGGCGGTGGTTACCGGCGCGTCGTCCGGCCTCGGTGTCGTCTTCGCTGAGGCGCTGGCCTCGGCCGGCGCCTCGGTCGTCGTTTCCGCCCGGCGCCTGGATCGGCTGGAGCAACTCGCCGCGGAGATCGAGGACAGCGGTGCAAAGGCCCTCGCCGTGCCGTGCGACGTATCTCGGGAGGAGGAGGTCGACGCGCTCGCGACGAGTGCGCTGGACCACTTCGGCCGGGTGGACGTGCTGGTCGCCAACGCCGGCATCTCCGATCCCCGCCCGGCCGAGCAGGAACCGCTCGACGTGTGGCAACGGATCGTGGCTGTGAACCTGACCGGCGTCTTCCTCAGCAACCGCCGCTTCGGCGCCCTGATGCTGGAGCAGGGATCGGGCTCGATCGTCAACGTCGCCTCGGTGCTCGGCGTCGTGGGTGCCGGCCAGATCCCGCAGGCCTCCTACACCGCGTCCAAGGGCGGCGTCGTCAACATGACGCGCGAACTCGCGGCCCAGTGGGCGCGGCGAGGGGTGCGGGTGAACGCGATCGGCCCCGCCTGGTTCGAGTCCGAGATGACCGAGGAAATGTTCGCGTCGGATCAGGCCCTGCGCTGGATCCGACGCAAGACGCCGATGGGCCGGCCCGGCCGCGGCGAGGAACTGGCCGGCCCGGTCGTGTTCCTGGCCTCCGACGCGTCGAGCTACGTCACCGGCCAGACGTTGCTCGTCGACGGCGGCTGGACGGTTATCTAG
- a CDS encoding SDR family NAD(P)-dependent oxidoreductase: MASTNPFRLEDRTVAVIGAGSGIGEGAAEACARQGARVACFDVNLVAARATAERIVAAGARAEAAELDVLDAEAMTSALGALADLRGVVATPGVNVRKRLLDYQPDEFDRVVTLNLRGAMSVLQVAGGLLSANGGGSIVLLSSIRSQVVEPGQGVYAATKAGIVQLARTAAAELGHAGVRVNALAPGVVDTPLTKPIQQNEAWNRAYAGKTALGRWGRADEIGNAAAFLVSDASSYMTGAVLFVDGGWTAIDGRFDPPA; the protein is encoded by the coding sequence ATGGCGTCAACGAACCCGTTCCGTCTGGAGGACCGCACGGTCGCCGTGATCGGCGCCGGCTCCGGCATTGGCGAGGGCGCGGCCGAGGCCTGCGCCCGCCAGGGAGCCCGGGTCGCCTGCTTCGACGTGAATTTGGTCGCCGCGCGGGCGACCGCTGAACGGATCGTGGCCGCGGGGGCTCGGGCCGAAGCGGCCGAACTGGACGTCCTCGATGCCGAAGCGATGACGTCTGCGCTCGGCGCTCTGGCCGACCTGCGCGGCGTCGTTGCGACGCCAGGCGTCAACGTCCGCAAGCGCCTGCTCGACTATCAGCCGGACGAGTTCGATCGCGTGGTGACGCTCAATCTCCGGGGCGCGATGTCGGTGCTCCAGGTCGCGGGCGGCCTCCTGTCCGCGAACGGCGGCGGCAGCATCGTGCTGCTGTCGTCGATCCGCTCCCAGGTCGTCGAGCCGGGTCAGGGCGTCTACGCGGCGACCAAGGCGGGCATCGTCCAGCTCGCGCGCACGGCGGCCGCCGAACTCGGGCACGCCGGCGTGCGGGTCAACGCCCTGGCGCCGGGGGTCGTCGACACGCCCCTGACGAAGCCGATTCAGCAGAACGAGGCCTGGAACCGGGCCTACGCCGGGAAGACGGCGCTGGGCCGGTGGGGAAGGGCGGACGAGATCGGCAACGCGGCGGCGTTCCTGGTCTCGGACGCGTCGAGCTACATGACGGGTGCGGTGCTCTTCGTCGACGGCGGCTGGACCGCGATCGACGGTCGCTTCGATCCCCCCGCCTGA